CctgtgagtacttgatggaaagctctcggagtcctctttccaacggatccatcCTAATCGCCAAATTCTACACCAGTCATCTGAAACTGAGGAAACAAGGTGTTGCACTAGTCATGGGCCTTTGGgattgtaacttcatttgggaccccggctgTGGGCACCCGAAAATTATACCGTCCAGTGCAATTTGTGATCACCACATAATTTTGGATGAGTGGAATCTATACACCTATAATCGCAGATGTTGGAGGCATACCACAAGGACCTTCGGCCGGGCCTACCGAAACCAGAGACGATCAAAGGCGCGAATTGGAAGCAAGCGGCAAAGATCTGAGAGACGGCATGGGCGAAAGCCATATGGCGAAAGCCGTGGCGTGAAGTCTACAAGCCTCGCCGAAGACAGACCTCGCCATGAGGGGACAAGTCGAAGGTCTAAGGCGAATGCCTTGCCACGAAGGGCACAAGTTTCGCTAGGCATCGGATCTCACTAGAAGGAGGCCCAGCAGGCCGACACACCCTCCGAAGGCTTCGCCAAAGGCTGGGCCGAAACATTTGGCCCATTAAGAGCCCATATAAGTAAAAGACATTGTATACCCACAAAGATGTCCGTATCATGAGGGTAACCATGTAAAATCCCCTGTAAACCCTAGACCCTAAAAGGGAGAgtctgtaatggggctataagtAGCCCCCTAGGACAATGTAACAGGGGATCCaaaaaattttttttactaagcAATACAATTGTCTTTACTTACAACTACTATTGAGAAAACCACGCCTCTCGACGTGACGCGGTTGTccattcgacaacagctggcgccgtccgtgggtacctccgagcgaaaccactgatgCCACCAAAGAAGGTCGTTAAGGAGAGAGTTACCAAGCGAAAGGAAGGTGGCAGCGAAGGGGACATGGtagccgaagtgggagcagagccttcggccCCCGAAGGCGAAGCTacagcgtcgcctcctcctgtGGCGTCGCCATCTCTCCCGCCTTCGGCGCCCGCGTCTTCGATAGAGGCGGAGACggcgaaagcggcggcagcggcgaaggccctCTGGACCAGAGACGTGATCCTATCATCTCAAGCACCGGGGGTGCCTCCAGCCACCGCCTTTGCCCAACCAGCCACGACGTCGACAGCAATCATCGTCTCGCAAGCCAACGCCAATCTCGATGCTCAAGGAGAAGCTGACATAGGGGCTATGCATCAGAATATGGCTAAACTTCAAGACACGCTTCGCCAGATGCAAGAGCAACAGCAAGCgtatgaagcagcaagacaaacCAAGACCCATACTCAGCAGCTTTACGCTCAGCCCCAAGTCTTTCCCCCACATGCTGTACCAGCACCAGTGTACTTCGCCAAGCCCGCCACAGCCGTTGCCGTGCGAGCGACCCCACAAGTGGTCTCGGCACTGGTTCGCCTGGTGGCACCTCAAGGCCAGTACCTGAAGCCTACTCACACGCCACAAAAAATGATGGAAGCAGCTACGACCCTACAAGCACAGTTTCAAGCCTTCTTGCAACAACTCAATCGACCCCACAACAATGTACCAAGAGCTTCGCCTCCGGCCCAAGCCAAGGGAAGCCCAAGTCAGGGTGCACCAGCTCGATAGTTGCTGGGCCAGTTCGCCATGCCAAGCCAAGCTCAAGGGGTTTCTTCTCAAAGCCAACTGCTACAATTCAACCCAAGCACCGCGGCACAAGCACCCATGACTTTCGTGCAAGCCGTGCCCTGTGGGTTCGGAGCGGCCCCACCACCAAATCAAGCCTGGAATCAAGCCATGTTCAACCCAGCTGTGGCGATGCAAGCTACCTCGACAGACCAGCAAAACCAAGCGATGATGTTCGGCACGGGGCATTAATCGACACCTGCAGCTCAACCTCATGTGCAAGCTGTAGCTTCGCCATTCGCGCTTCCATACCCACAATTTAACTGGCCCTCTCAGTTAAAcgattatatgatgctggttttattcgtccttgtcgatatgctgagtgggtttctagtatagttcctgttatcaagaaGAACGGCAAGGTCAGGGTGTGTATTGATTTCCGAAACTTAAATAAGGCTACCCCGAAAGACGAAtacccaatgccagtagccgatcagctggttgatgctgcttcggggcataagattttgagttttatggatggtaatgcaggatacaatcaaatctttatggccgaagaagatatccataagacagcttttaggtgtcctggtgcaatcggcttatttgaatgggttgtgatgactttcggcTATGGTCAAACCGGGTGGCAAAAAGGGTCTGCCCCTCAGCTGGGGAATTAAAAGTCACCCCATCCCTCCCCAGTTCAAGTACCCTCCCGTCCCAAGGTATTCGGGAGAGACGGATCCGAAAGAGTTCTGTCCATCTACGAATCCGTAATTGCAGTTGCTCACGGCGATGAGAATACCAAGGCGAAGGTAATCCACCTCGTGCTCGACGGCATAGGGGAATCGACAAGGGAGTACATGCGCCGATTCTCGCAAGCACGGTGCCAAGTACAAGACATAACCAAAGCATCCATCGTCAACGCAGGTTCGGCCGGCTTGCTTGAGGGTGAACTCACAAGGAAGATCGGACGCAAGGAGCCAAGGACGATCGAACACCTCTTTCGCATAATTGATGGATATGCTCGAGGTGAGGAAGACACCAAGCGAAGGCAAGAGATACAAGCTGAATATGACAAGGCGGCTGCAGCCGCAACAGCCACCGTGCAAGCTAACGCTCAAACTCAGGTTCAAGCCCAAGTTGTCAGTTCGGCGCCCGTTCTGGTTCACCCTACCCCTCCGGCGAACCCAGCGCAGCATTCAAGGCCAAACCAAGCCCCGATGACATGGAAAAAATTCAGGACCGATCGAGGTGGCAAGGCCGTGATGGTAGTCGAAGAAGTGCACGTCCTCTgcaaggagttcgacgcccaGCAAGCGGGCGGACATCAGCAACCTTTTCGCAAAATGATCAAGAAAGACCTGTACTGCGCCTTTCACGGATGCTCTTCACACACAACAGAACAATGCTGAAATATTCGGCAACAAGGCAGCACTCAAGCGCCGAGGCAGCAGCAAGCTAGGGCCGAAGAGGCGCCGTGCGAAGCGGTCCTCAACCAAGCACCTCAGGCCGAATAGCGCCAAGACGCACAATGAAGAGTGATGCAGGTCATCACAAGATCCGATCCCCCCTCGCAAGTGTCGAAACGACAGCAGAAGATGCAACTTTGAGCAGTGCATAGCATTGTTTTGGTAGGAGAAGGGGTCCCAAGATACTTGACGAAGCAGATATCCTTCGGACCGGAGGATGCCGAAGGAGTCCTTTTCCCGCACTAGGAACTGTTGGTGGTATCGGCAGAGATGGCTGGTTTTGAAGTTCGGCGTATTTTGATCGACAGGGGGCAGTTCGGCTGATGTCATCTTTGCCAGAACATATGCCAAGATGGGTTTGCTAACATTGGCATTATCTCAAGCGCCAACTTCACTCAGGGGGTTCAGGGGCGAAGCAGTGCATCTTTTGGGTTAGGCCCTCCTCAATGTCGCCTTCGGCACACAAGGAaacaagagagaagaagagatacTCTTCGACATTGTTGACATCCCATACAATTATAATGCCATCTTCGGCCGAGGCACTTTGACCAAGTTCGAAGCAATTTATCATCATAACTacctcaagctcaagatgcttgGCCTAGTCGATGTGATAGTTGTCAAGGGTTCCCAGCCTTCGGCTACCACGGTAGCCTCCTTCGACAGGGAAGTTCATACCCTAGAAGTCGAAGGGCAAGAAAGAGCCAGGCCAATGCTGAGACCCGCCCCCCACGGCAGGTTGTCCGTTTGCAGATAGATGATTCTGACCCCGCCAAAGTCATATCACTCGGCGAAGACCTTCATCACGCCCTTCGGCACCTTTTGCCATCTCAGAATGTCTTTCGGCCTAAGGAATGCAGGCGCTACATTCGCTAGGCTGGTGTACAAAGTCTTGGGATCGCAATTGGGGCGAAATGTTGAAGCCtatgtcgatgacattgttGTGAAAAGACGCAAGGCATTCGACCATGCGTCAGATCTGCAAGAGACTTTCGACAATCTTCACGCAGCCGGCATGAAGTTAAACTGGAgaagtgtgtgttcggtgttCGCACGGGTAAGTTATTGGGGTTCCTTGTGTCTGAAAGGGGAATTGAAGCTAACCCTGAAAAAATCAAtgccattcagcaaatgaagccaCCATCGAGCGTACGACAAGTACAAAAGCTCACGGGGCGAATTGCAGCACTCAGCTGATTCCTATCAAAGGCAGCCGAAAGAGGATTACCTTTCTTCAAGACCCTTCGGGGGGCAAATTCAAATGGACGCCTGAGTGCCAAGCAGCCTTCGAGGAGCTAAAGCAGTATCTGCAAAGCCCACCAGCTCTGGTTAGCCCAGCAGCAAGAAGCGAACTATTGCTctgtcacgccctgaaaatTGCCTAATTTAGTAATTCATTCTTTAATGCATTTTTAGAAACTATTTTAAAAGCTtacaagttaaactctaataatctaggaaaaatttcaacataaaattgagctagataaaatttcattaaatactttgcttatttatctattttctagatttttctgggaattatttgagcaaggaaagtatttttaataaatgaaacatcatttcacgaattattttaattgagaaagtaaaaaaaaaccctcttCTAAGCCGTTGGGTTGTTCCCAGCCCAACCCTTTTCCCTCCCCTTGCGCAGCCGTgcggcccaagccgagccgccgcccctccctcctctcagccgccgacatgtggggcccacatgtcgggcctttcttcaacctccggccggccaCAGCCGAGACCGAGCCGCAGCCGTCCCCCACCAAATGCGCCCCAACCGGCCATCCTCGAGTCCGATTGGTTGAGGTGTTTTTATCCCTTTATtgtcctctatcttttcccccaagaatcagAGCTAATTTCTttgtattttatccgaatcaaactcgttttcgagtttatctctccaaactaaccctTAGAGAACCTCACCCATGATGATTTCATAagggctgttcaagaacaaatgatgggattcatcaacgagcAGATTCTCGATCCCACAGGAGAATTCTATTACGATGGAAAGCCTATTCATCAAGCcggtccttcttcttccgatgTCACGAAGTTGTACTATACGACATAAACAAAGATTGCAAAGTCTTAAGGAATTGtaatacatgtatatatttatataagcACACATGCATTTACTTTTGCGTACTTATGTTGgtaatatatgtgtatatttacTTAGGTGCAAACTCATATTTTGTTAATATATGCATATGGCCTCTAATTACTTAAGTGCATATATTTGTATATTTCTTATATGTATTTCTACATACGTATGcacattgcatatatatatatatgtgtgtgtgtaaaaACATAtagtacacatatatatgcactTAAGTAAATATAGGCCATACTTTACTTAagtgcatatacatatatgtgcaCACTATATGTatctgcatatatatgtatagatacATATAGTGTGCtcgtatatgtatatgtgtaatatatacatttctatattatgcatatatatatatatatatgtatttaaacatatatatgcataatatatatatatgtatgtatgtatgtatgtatgtatgtacaggCAGCACACAACACaaccaaatttttttaaaaaaaatctttagtcccggttggtaacaccaaccaggactaaaaatggcTCTgtcggccacgtggctgagccaccaactgggactaaagatggagctttactcccgggtatttgaatcgggactaaagaccgccatctttagtcccggattctccCTCCCGATTCGCTACCTGGGAGTAAAGGGGCTTGCGAACCGGGAGAGACGAgcacttctccagtagtggatatatcattttccAGTCTTCTCCAATTGAAATGCAATCAAGAGAACCTCAAAGACCATATATGTGTTCAATTGTCGAGGTATTTCCGTATGTTCGGCACAATCACTAAAAGATAACCAGAGTTAATTGGTGAGCAGCTAATTATGTTTCACATAAACAATCTCATGTTATCATCCAAATAACATTTGGTTGACCATGTGTGGTATCAGATATCTACACAGGGACATGTACGTTTTCCTTTTTGGAGATCTTTACAGATGGACATCTATCAATCTATGGGTACCTTCGTAAGAGGTTCGGTGGTTATTCGAGGATCTGGTATGTCATAGGCTCATAGCAGAACATTCAACTAAAGATGGGACTACTTGTATGAGAATTTATCAGTTACCAACTTGTCCATCAAACATCAGCTGACTTCAGACGTCCAGAAGCTTCTGCATTGTGGAGTGTGGACCATTCAATGGCGTAAGCTAGAATATCATCAACTGGACTCCTTGCTATGGAGTAGGTTTACCTTGAGATCATGTCATCCTTAAGTATTCTTCTTGCCATCAGAACGTGACACCGTGAGGTCTGCTGACTCCAGTTGGTCATGGAGATGCTTATTGTCCTCCACTAGGTGGTTATATTCAATCATTAGACCTTCAGATTGCTTTTGGGCAGCTAGGGCTTTAGCCTCTGCATCCTTGGCCTCATTTGCCTTTTCTTTTAGCTGACGTTTCATCTTCTTAATCTCCTCATTCAATGAAGCTATGTCTTTCTGGTATGTCTTGCTCTCATCAGAGCTTCCAATAAGCTTTGCTTCGTCTAGTGTCTTGTTCAGCTTTGACGCAGCCTCCAGATTTCTTTTGAGCCCTCGTACTTCTCTGATATAGTTATGGAGCCGGTCAATGACCAGAGCAAGGAATAAGGAGTATCCTGAAACAATGTAGTGCTATTatgatatgtccgaaaatccaTTATGGAACTAGAAATTGCATGACAGTATGATACTGGCATACTAAGACTGAAAGGTGAACTGCTACAGAGAGGTCTGTTGCATTTGGAGGTAATTACTACTACCACCTCTGTTCAATTTTGTAAGGCGTATTTTGATTTCAAAAGTCATACTAAAAGATTTTGAccgataattaattaatatacaaGTACAATTAGACCGTATAGCTTATGCCATTACATTTAGTACTTTCACACAATATTGGTTTTACAGCTATTTGATATATCTTTTATGAAAAGTTAATGGtcaatgatgaggacatcctccactattacctgctggcaaagacgcaaaagtcgggcggcgaccgtgtgagcctctgaataatcccaccttacttagcttgggaggaagaagccaccttaaaagggagagccactcttcccctattggactagtttttcagggagattgggcctttccccgagtgggtgtgcctatGAACTGTTGAAGTCTGGACAACCTTAAGTTATTGGACCTCAGCCAACCCCACCTGGATCGGATTGttatcatttggtatcagagctaggCCCTTGTTAAGGGGGTGGGAATGATGAGGGCATCCTCtactattacccgctggcaaagacgcaaaagtcaggcggcgaccgtgtgagcctctgaataatcccaccttcgAGCTAGGCCCTTGTTAAGGGGGTGTGAATGATGAGggcatcctccactattacccgctggcaaaagtcgggcggcgaccgtttgttaagggggtgggaatgatgagggcatcctccactattacccactGGCCTGGCAAAGACGCAAAAGTTaggcggcgaccgtgtgagcctctgaataatcccaccttcgAGCTAGGCCCTTGTTAAGGGGGTGCGAATGATGAGggcatcctccactattacccgctggcaaaagtcgggcggcgaccgtgtgagtctctgaataatcccaccttctTAAAAtggagattgggcctttccaCCTTCGAGCTAGGCCCTTGTTAAGGGGGTGGGAATGATGAGggcatcctccactattacccgctggcaaaaGTCAGGCGGCGACtgtgtgagcctctgaataatcccaccttctTAAAAtggagattgggcctttccaCTAGCCACCTTAAAATATTGGACTAGTCATGCTTAGCTTTGGAGGAgaaagccaccttaaaaggaagagccacccttcccctattggactagttttttagggagattgggcctttccccgagtggatgtgcctatgaactgttggggtccgacCCCACCTAGGCCGGATTGTTATCATCATAGTTCAGTCTTAAGACTTTTTGAAATTAAAATACACGTAAaataaatggagggagtatagtacTCCCCATGAGCATCAGAAAATGATGCACTAAGATTTTTCATCATGATATATATTGAAGAGAAGAAGTATTTAATCTGTACCAAAAAAATTCCATCAATTACACCAACCGATCAATAGAAGTTCGATAAAAAAGGAGGACAGCATAGTGTACAGCATTGATGACTAATCTTTTTAATACTTTTCTGGAGCAAAGTTTAGTTACTGAGAATGGGAAGTCCTTTCATATATTTATTTCTTGAATACATTACCTTTTATTGTTCCCCCGTACAGGTTTAAGTACTTCGCAGATGTAAGCAAGTTAACCAGTTTCAGGGCTAATGGAAATAAAAGACCAAAATTCTACAGAAACTAACAGAAAAGCTTGTTTTCAAAATAAGATTCCCCAAGTAATGAATAGTTTAAGAAAAATTGGGCATGACGTATGCTGCATTATGAACAAATTGAGATCATTCACTGGTTACTTGGTTGGATTTTGCACATTCCCGTCTACTTATTTCCAAGTCAGTCTTTACGATAGTTGATACCATTCAATATAATTTATCATGTAAATATATTAGTAATTGTGATATTTTGTGTGCTGGATCTGAAGCAAGTGTAATCTACATAAatctaaaacaaaacaaaaaaattaagaaaacaaaTCAGGAGACCTACATCACAAGCATCTGTTTTAAAGTTCAATTGGACCAAAATAGCAGTGTTAATCAAGAACACCCAGGACCTCCATCCATCATCAGAATGGATGTACCAAAACAACATATATTAAGCTCGGAATTGATTCAGCTATATATATTCTATCTGTTGTGGTTAAAGGACATGCAGCAGCAGTTGCACAAAAGTGCATAACTGCAAGACAACCAACTAGTCAACAGGaggttttggaaaaaaaatcaatattagTAGATCAAGAAAACCACTACTCATGCCTGTTTAAGAAAATTCATGAATTAACAAAAAATGATTTGAACTAGAGGAGTAGGAAGTAGTGACAGTGTATGTTAAATTCATGTTTGTTTAAGAAAATTCAGTTGAGTGCATCTCATGTTAAGAAACTTAACCGTGCATTTCTTACATGCCAAAATCAAAGTGTTCATAGCTCACACTCCCAGCTACTTATATAAAAGCATATGCATTGCAATATTTGAGAATCAAACAAGATGGAATATTTATCTGCTCTATTCACTATCTTTCAACCCCTCTAGTTCCAATCTATGCTTAGTACCTTCAAATCTCGTACACCCACTTCATGCCTCCAAAGTTGGGTTTTCCACTATGTGATAGTTATTCCATTGTGAAACAAAGTCCACATGAActctttgcacaattttttaaaataaacaaaaatggcgAAGTTCCAAAAAATgagcaataaaaaaataatgcaaACATATTACACATAATAGTAGATGCATCACGCAGAAATTTGTTATGTAACTTTTAGTGGAGTAATCACAAAGATTCGAGTCAGAACAGCAATCACAGTTTGCACAAGCACGTTATTAAACTTGAGTTACATGCAAGCATTGGacacaaaataaaaatgttCCAAGCAATGTAAAAAATGTTCTACATATTGTTGTAAAATTATACATTGTTGACTTATAGAAGAATGAGTAAAGGAAATTTATTGCTACAGCTAATGAATATATCAAACTTTCTTCAATGCTTATGccatactttttttaaaacagTAAGCAGtaagttcataaaaaaaatgcacaagCCAAAGGACCAGAACAATCAAGTGGCTTTATTAATACTCAATTTACAAATGCATTTAGCACGAATGGGAAATTTAACTTGGACAAAAGAACCTGGGTGACGAACCACAGAACGACAGAAGGCCACAAAAACAATTGGATTTCTACTACATTTTATTTATGCAACAGTgacaaagaaaaatatatctaaGACATTAGCACTGCACGATTTCCTTTTGTGGGGAGGACTCTATCGCAGTATGGCAATTAATTATAGCACACTGTGGATGCGCAACGAAACACAAAGCAGGATATAATGGAGGATCTAAAGATATAACCAGGTTATCTCTACTGCACCGTCGCCAAAATTCAGCTCTTAGAAATCGCCGACCCCGACACCGAACACAGAATTATGATTAAATCAGATCGTGGTTATACCCTAACCGAAAATCAGTTCATCCGTTCTCCTCCGATTCACCGCGACATCAAGATGATAGAGCGCAGAAGGGAGGGGCTAGGTGCGGTGCGGACATACCCATGAGCGAGGCCTCGAGGAGGTGGCGGGCGAGGAGGACCTGGTCGGTGGGGGTGAGCGTCCCCGcccccgcgccgtcgagctcgccaGCGGCGCGTCCGCGGATCTTGTTCATGCTGTGGACGCTggaggcgaggacgacgaggacggtggcggcgacggtgcgcaCCATGACGGGTCCGCGGCCGCGCTTGAGACGGTCGAGGCCGAGCATCGCCAGCTTCCGCACCGGCGTCTTGAACAGCAGCGCGATCGCCACGGCGGCCTCCGCCGTGAGCACCGTGAACATCAGCTGGATCATCGCGCTGCCGTGGTGGTgctggggagagagagggagagggggggcTGGGATTTCGGGTTTTCGGCGGAGGGAGGCAGCGCGCCTTCACACTTGTAGCGGGCACAGTGCGTTGCCTCGGTGTGGGTCTTGGAATGTGTGAGAAAGGCGTTGCCGCTGCCGTTGGCGTTGGTGTTATGGATGGCGTGTTGCGGGAGgtattctttctttcttttttgagagAATTGCTTTGTTCACCCGTTTTAAAGCTTAACAATTAAActgatatattttttctagtttgcTTGTTTAACCAAGCTTTTAAAAAAGAACATCCCATCTGACTATGTTTCCACTACACCGtgaagtttttatttttttaaaaaatatatataattattattcgTAATGACCAAACTGCCCTCAAACCCTATCCATTCACTCCCATCCCACTCACTCTTATATccggttgaggcggcggcgcaccgggaGGACGAGCCGGCACGACAGCTCGTCGACGGAGGTAACGGCGGCGGAAGCAGAGGGGCGTGAGGGGACCGGACCCGTGGCGGTGCGAGCGCGGAGAAAGTagcggccgcggcggctgctgcggcaAGCGAAAGGAGGAGCGGGCGACAGCGGctcgacgacgatgaggaggagcaacggcggcggagctcaGGTTGTCAGGATGCGTAGGCGGTGGATCCGGTGGTGACTGGGCGTGCGAGCCACTGATACAGCAGCGCTGAGGCATGTGGGCTGTGGATCCGGTGGCGGTGGGtcgacgatggcggcgcggcggtggtctCAGGGACTGCGGGTCGGCAACAACGCATGACCCCGCGTCAGCAAGCTCTCCGCGCGCGTGATGCCTCCGTCTTCCTCCGTGCGAGCACCGCCACTGGGTTGGTAACGATGATGATGACGCCATGGCTAAGAGGATGGTGGCTCACGAATACAAAAATTGTTATACTCTATTTATATTTTTGATAAAATATAGTCAAATAAGCAAAGACAGAAGGGgcatttttttctctaattaacaCCGTTACATGCCCTTAACATAATAGAGTCAGATTGTATCTTCAATTTTAAAAAGAATGGTCATAcgaacaaagttgaaaaaaagaTAATCAAATTGTTAGTAACAGGGTCAACCCCTTCATTTTTCTGGTCATGTTTTTGTAGCGGTTGCCTACTACCGGCTAGAATAACTGCGGGTACACGGTTTGGTTGAACCGTTGAAGGACTTGGGAACCTATTCATTTGATCAATAATTTGTTGGTAATAATAAGGGCTTCTTTATAACAAAGAATATTTGTAGGATATTTAAACGatttaaattaaatataaacttttttatttGTGTCTTTAAATCAAGGGAATTATCATctcaaaatttttatgatagTAATCCCTATCCTTGTAATAGGAACACTTTGAATGGTTTGGCCTTTATCCGTCATAGGGCAC
The Oryza sativa Japonica Group chromosome 6, ASM3414082v1 DNA segment above includes these coding regions:
- the LOC4341009 gene encoding uncharacterized protein codes for the protein MIQLMFTVLTAEAAVAIALLFKTPVRKLAMLGLDRLKRGRGPVMVRTVAATVLVVLASSVHSMNKIRGRAAGELDGAGAGTLTPTDQVLLARHLLEASLMGYSLFLALVIDRLHNYIREVRGLKRNLEAASKLNKTLDEAKLIGSSDESKTYQKDIASLNEEIKKMKRQLKEKANEAKDAEAKALAAQKQSEGLMIEYNHLVEDNKHLHDQLESADLTVSRSDGKKNT